A stretch of Xenopus laevis strain J_2021 chromosome 8S, Xenopus_laevis_v10.1, whole genome shotgun sequence DNA encodes these proteins:
- the anp32e.S gene encoding uncharacterized protein LOC734479 isoform X1 has product MEMKKRISLELRNKSPAEVAELVLDNCRSVDGEIEGLNESYKELEFLSMANVELKSLSKLPKLPKLRKLELSDNSISGGLDVLTDRCPNITYLNLSGNKIKDLSTVEALANLKNLKCLDLFNCEITNLEDYRENIFQRLSQITYLDGFDQEDNEAPDSEEDVEDEEFEYDDSDEEPGSLSSEDDVDDEGASDLGEEEEEEEEEEVGLSYLMKEEIRKNTKQLIKERKGNGSQKTKETRMKIEAVVSIG; this is encoded by the exons GTGGCCGAATTGGTTCTAGACAACTGTCGGTCTGTCGATGGAGAAATAGAAGGTTTGAATGAGAGCTACAAAGAGCTGGAGTTCCTCAGCATGGCCAACGTAGAGTTGAAATCCTTGTCAAAACTTCCAAAGTTGCCTAAACTCAGAAAA CTGGAGCTTAGTGACAACAGTATCTCTGGAGGGCTGGATGTGCTGACTGATAGGTGTCCCAACATAACTTACCTCAACCTGAGTGGTAACAAGATTAAAGACCTGAGCACGGTGGAAGCACTG gcCAACTTAAAGAATTTAAAGTGCTTGGACCTATTTAACTGTGAAATTACAAACCTAGaagattacagagaaaacataTTTCAGCGACTTTCCCAAATTACATACCTGGATGGGTTTGATCAGGAGGATAATGAAGCTCCAGACTCTGAAGAGGATGTTGAAG atgaggAATTCGAGTACGATGATTCTGATGAAGAACCAGGATCCCTGAGTTCTGAGGACGATGTGGATGACGAAGGTGCCTCAGATttgggagaggaagaagaagaggaggaggaggaagaagttGGGCTGTCTTATTTAATGAAAGAAGAGATTCGA aagaacaCGAAGCAGCTGATCAAGGAGAGAAAAGGAAACGGGAGCCAGAAGACGAAGGAGACGAGGATGAAGATTGAAGCCGTTGTTTCTATAGGCTAG
- the anp32e.S gene encoding uncharacterized protein LOC734479 gives MEMKKRISLELRNKSPAEVAELVLDNCRSVDGEIEGLNESYKELEFLSMANVELKSLSKLPKLPKLRKLELSDNSISGGLDVLTDRCPNITYLNLSGNKIKDLSTVEALANLKNLKCLDLFNCEITNLEDYRENIFQRLSQITYLDGFDQEDNEAPDSEEDVEDEEFEYDDSDEEPGSLSSEDDVDDEGASDLGEEEEEEEEEEVGLSYLMKEEIRDEEDDDDYVEDGAEIKEEEEEGEEHEAADQGEKRKREPEDEGDEDED, from the exons GTGGCCGAATTGGTTCTAGACAACTGTCGGTCTGTCGATGGAGAAATAGAAGGTTTGAATGAGAGCTACAAAGAGCTGGAGTTCCTCAGCATGGCCAACGTAGAGTTGAAATCCTTGTCAAAACTTCCAAAGTTGCCTAAACTCAGAAAA CTGGAGCTTAGTGACAACAGTATCTCTGGAGGGCTGGATGTGCTGACTGATAGGTGTCCCAACATAACTTACCTCAACCTGAGTGGTAACAAGATTAAAGACCTGAGCACGGTGGAAGCACTG gcCAACTTAAAGAATTTAAAGTGCTTGGACCTATTTAACTGTGAAATTACAAACCTAGaagattacagagaaaacataTTTCAGCGACTTTCCCAAATTACATACCTGGATGGGTTTGATCAGGAGGATAATGAAGCTCCAGACTCTGAAGAGGATGTTGAAG atgaggAATTCGAGTACGATGATTCTGATGAAGAACCAGGATCCCTGAGTTCTGAGGACGATGTGGATGACGAAGGTGCCTCAGATttgggagaggaagaagaagaggaggaggaggaagaagttGGGCTGTCTTATTTAATGAAAGAAGAGATTCGA gatgaggaggatgatgatgattatgTTGAAGATGGTGCTGAAataaaggaagaggaggaggaaggtg aagaacaCGAAGCAGCTGATCAAGGAGAGAAAAGGAAACGGGAGCCAGAAGACGAAGGAGACGAGGATGAAGATTGA